The Candidatus Latescibacter sp. DNA window ATGGGCGGAGGTATGCTTATCATGGAGAATGCGAAGCCTGGGGATGAGGCTCTCCGCAATAAACTCCGCGGACTCATGGTTTCCCTATTCGAAGATCCTCTGCTCTTAGAGATTGGACTAAAACCCCTCACGAAAAAAGAGCGAGAAGAAAAAATAATTCCCGCTATTGAACCTATTCCCGGAGACCATCCCATCTATCACTGTTTTTATGATTTCAAAACCGGGCCTCCGGAGGGCGCCGGCCAGGAACTCGGCGCGCTTCCCCATAAGATGCAGCCCTATCTCGAAGGCATGTTTTACCGGAGAAAACTTATCGCGGTGTTTTCAGATCGTGGATACGGCCTCTGCTGGGGTTCGGCGGATAGATACGAGGAACAGGTGAAAATGGGAGTTAATCTGGTAGTGTATAGTCTCATTCAGCGGCACGGGCAAACTGTTAATTTGGCAAACGCAGAGAGATAATTTGATGAAGAGTACGTGGTTATACATGACGACATAAATATATCCGCATGTTTTGAGTGTTTGGATCCTGAAACGGTTTTATCGTTCCCTCGAAGCGGCAACGAGTTCAGGATGACACGTGTCATGCCGAACTTGTTTCGGCATCTATTTTAAAAAAGAAACGCAATAAAATATGTCGTCATGTATAGTCAATACCGAAACATACATAAAAGGAGAAAGAAAGTAAGTCCTATGAAAAACTCTTTGACACTACTAATAGCCCTTTCGGCGGTTGTGGTACTGGCGGGGTGTGCGCCAATGGTGTATATAAATTCCCGTCAATTGTCAGTCGATGAAATTATCTCTATGTCAACGCAGGGGGTCGGTAAGGATGTCATCATCCAGCACATCAATTCTACCCATTCCAGGTTCAAGCTCACCTCCGAAGATATCGTAAAACTCACCCAGGCAAAGGTAGACCCCGATGTTATCAAGGCGATGCTCAAGTCGGAGGATGCCTATTCGAATGAGCGGGATTACCCATATTCGCGCTGGGGTAATCAGTACTGGAGTTATCCATATTACAATTATTATTGGTATGACTATCCTGGCTACTACAATTATTATAGACCGTACTCTTATAATAGATCTTATTCTCCTTATAGATCTTATTCTCCTTACTACTATCGCGGTTACGATGGTCGCGGTTACGGTGGATATCGGGGCTACAACGAACAGCGCAGGGGAGGCGGAGAGCCGAGAGGCGGCATGAGGCGCAGATAAAATCAGGATTTTACATGTGCGCATGGGATTTATAAATGCTTAACCATAAGGTAAACAGCAGGAGAGATTATGAAAAATATACGGCGTATACTGGTCTTGTTCCTCGCTCTGATAGCGTTTGTTACGGCAGGCCCGGCGGTACGCGCACTCGCTCAGGAAGTTGTCACCGATAACGACATCGGGGCAGGGGCGCGGGCCATGGGAATGGGCGGCGCTCAAATTGCAGCCTCAGAAGATATCTCCGCTGTCGCTTATAATCCGGCGGCGCTGACCCGGCTGAAGCTGGTCGAGTTCCAGTTGGGCCTGAATTTCTTGAGAAAAAAAATCGATACCTCTCTCTATAGCTCCAAAGGTATCGGCAGCGCCAATGCGACTACCGATTTTTCCGGTCTCGGCGCCCTTGGCCTGGCCTATCCGATACCGACCGACCGTGGCAGCCTGGTTTTCGGGATCGCCTATAACCGGGTGAAAGATTTCACCGGAAGATTCAGAGCCGAAGGTTACAGTGACGTACTCAGCGGAAACTACACCGGAGAATCGATCGAAAGCGGCGGGCTCGGAATGTACTCCCTGGCCGGCGCGGTGGATGTCTCCCCCAATGTTTCTGTCGGCGCCTCGATCGATATCTGGTCCGGGAACTACAAGCGGGACAGCCGTCAGCTTCTGAACGATCCCACGAAAACATATTCTCAGCTTGACCTCACCGGGGCTGACGACAATATACAGGCGGTCAGCCTGAAACCGGCGTTTCTTTATTTCATCGACAATTTTCGTCTGGGGGGTTACGTCCGCCTCCCCATGACGTTCCATATCGATGAGGATAATTACCAGGAGTTATACAGCCGCAGCGACGGCAAGTATTTCCAGCTCCGCGAAATAATCGATCCTACCTCGTCTTTCACCGACGATTCTTCCGCCCAGCACCTGAACTACAGGATCGATGCGCCCATGCAGTTCGGGCTGGGAGCTGCTTTGGGAGGACCGGGGAAGACAGTTCTTGCCTTTGATATAAGTTATCAGGACTGGACACAGGCCATGCTCAAATATCCTTCCGATTATGCGCCGGATCCCACCTATTTCCTCGACAAGTATAGAAACACCGCTACCTGGAGTGTCGGAATCGAGCAGCCGCTGCCCCGCCTGCGCGCCGTTGTCCGCGCCGGATATATGCGTAACCCGCTCATATTCAAAGGTCCGCGGGGAACGGAAGCCGGAGCGCCTCCCATATCGGTCACAAACGAACGCGATTATCTGACTCTCGGATTCGGGGCACAGCTCGATCCGAGCTTCGGAGTGGATGTAGGATACGCGCACGGGTTCTGGACCGAGGAGGAGGGTCCCCGCACCGACAAGGAAAGCCATAACAATATATTCCTCTCCATCAACTACCGCTCGCCGCTCAGATAACTGGAAAGGTGATATGAGACCGGTTATAATCGCTGTTGTTTTATTGGCTTTGGCGGCGGGTTGTTCACTCTTATACGAAGGGGGAAAGGAAGCCCCAACCAAAGAAGTCAAAGTTTTTTCCACTGGCGAAAGGGCGGAATATGACATCATGCTCAATGTCTATACTGTCTGGTATAAGAACGGACAGGTGATGTTTCGCGCCACCGGCTGGAACGGCTCGCAGGGATATCCCATGCGGTGGGCCCCCACGACTCTTGGGGCGGTGGACCGGAGAATTCAAACCGACCGGGAAGGAATTCTCTTTAATTATGGACTGACAGACGGGAAGAAGATTCGCTGGGGGGCATTCGATAAGTATGAGGGTTGGTTTGAGGGCGGCAAAAAAAAATATGAATATTCCTACCGAACTCGAAAATTCATCGAGTGGAACAACCAGGGAAACATAATAAAACAAGTGAACCAGGCGGAATAATCGCTAAGGAGAACCGTTAATCCCCTTGACATTAATTCTACGTATGAAAGAGTTTGACGCCGGTCTTATTGCTCTCGGAGCAGCATTGAATGTTTCAATCGGCTATCTGGTGGGATTGCTGAAGCTCCCTCTCTATCTCGATTCGATCGGCACGATACTCATTTCGGCTCTCTGCGGCTGGATGTACGGGATAGTGGTCGGATTTGCGGCGCTTATCATTCTGGCGCTTACCACCGCCCCTACGGTCATAGCGTATGCGGGGACGGTTGTGATTATTGCTGTTCTTTCCGATTCATTTGCCCGGATAGGTTTTCTGCGGAGAACATGGATAACCATCATCGGCGGGATACTCCTTGGTCTCGGCGCCGCCGCCGCTTCAACCCCGGTAACCGCATTCCTCTATGGCGGTGTTTCTCTGGCCGGGGCGGATGCCATCACCACCTTTTTCAAGGCGACCGGGATGCCTCTCTGGAAAAGCGTCCTCCTGGGAAGCCTGGTTACCGATCCTGCGGACAAACTGATCACTTCCCTCATCTGCCTCGGATTAATTAAATCGCTCCCTCCCCGAATACTTGAACAAATAATAAGAAAGACAAGGATGAAGGATGAGGGATGAAAAGATTATCCGGGTATTCCATCAGATAAGGTTCGTGATTGTGGATAAAGATGCCGAAACAAGTTCGGCATGACACATGTCATCCTGAACTCGTTGCCGCTTCGCGGGAACGATAAAACCGTTTCAGGATCTAAAATGTTCAACGATGAATCAATCCCAATAAAATCAAGTTAATCATGGAATCAGGCTAATCAAGGTTCAGATAATCTTTCTCTTTGGGTTTTAGGCTTTGGACTAAAGAATCCCTATGGCACTCCATCCCCTGACCCACATAGTCATTGCCGGAGAAGCCGCCGTTCTCATGGCTGTGCTTCCTGTAGACGAGGGAGCGGTTGTTTTCTCCTTCGGGCTGTTCGCAGCGCTGGTTATCCCTTCACATACCGAAGCACGAATCACGGGGACGCTCCTCCGGGTTCTCGCACTTGCCGGACTGTTCCTTTTTCTCATCCACGGAGTGAGGTGGAATCCGCCGGGGGTGATATTCGAGGGTCTCCGTACCGGACTGGCGAGCTTCCTCCATATCGCCGCCCCGGTAACCGCTGTTCTCTACCTCTCCCGCCGTATTCGCACGGAAGAACTCTTTGCATTCATGCTCGATATACGAGTGCCTGCAGCGGTCATCCTCATCCTTTTCCGCACGATATGGCTTGTTCCACGGCTAACCGAACGGATGGACGAGGTGATCGCTGCGATGAAACTGCGGGGCATACGTATCGATACTCCGATCCGGCGCCTGCGGGCGCTGGCCCCGGCTCTCGGCGTCATTTTCGCCTCTATGATCGGTGAAATCTCGGAGAATTCGCTCATCCTGGCCTCGCGAGGATTTCTGCGCCACGTCCAAAAAACGCATATCCTTGAACTGCCTTACCGCCGGTACGATACAGCGCTCATACTCATTTCCACCCTCATCACGGCGGCGGCATGGTTCTGAGTGTGGAAAACCTCGGCCTCTCCCTGGGGAAAAAACGGGGGAGTATATTCCGGGATGTTTCATTCAGTCTCGGTGAGGGCGAGACTGCCCTTCTCGCAGGGAAAGCCGGTTCCGGCAAAACCGTGCTCGGCCTGGCCCTCTGCGGATACCTGCCCCTCTGGGCGGGCAATTTCAAGCTGAGCGGAAGGATTGAATGTCTCGGCGGGCAGGTGGAGCAGGGCGTCAACCGCCCCGAAGCCGGTATCCTCCTTGAGAATCCCTATACCCAGCTTTCTGGCCTCAAAGGCAGCGTCCTCCAGGAGTTGGCATTCCCGCTTGAATGTCTCGGCGTCCCCCGCGCCGAAATGCCTGCGGTTATCGAACAGTATTCCGCTCTGCTCGACATCGGGCGCATCCTGAACCACCCGGTGCGCGCCCTTTCCGGCGGCGAGCTTCAACGGGTACTGGTGGCCTGCACCCTTCTGTCCCACCCGCGCTTCCTTTTCCTCGACCGTCCCCTGACCGAAATCGATGCCGGTTTCCGTCCCATTCTCCTCAACCTGTTCCGCTCCCATGCGGATTCCGTACAGGGCGCAGTGCTCCTGGCGGAAGACCCCTGGCTCATGCCCGGCGAGACCTTCAAGCAAACTGTCCATCTCGGGAGGGAAATGGAGAGACACAGCGAGCTGCGTCTCTACCAGGAGTCCGGAGAACCAAGGAAAAAACCTTCAGACGGGCTTCTCCGTGTGGAAGACGTCTCTTTCGCTTACCCGCGGGGCGACAGGGTTCTGGATAAACTGTCTTTTTCCGTCGGGGAGGGCGACATCGTGTTTGTCGCCGGGCCGAACGGCTCTGGGAAAACCACGCTCGCCCGTATCATCACCGGCGTCCTCGCCCCGTCTTCCGGAGAGATATTCTACTCCGGCCGCCCTGGGAAAAAAATGGAACAATGGGAGATTGTATCACTGGTCGGTTTCGCCATGCAGAATCCCGACCTGCACCTTTCCCGGCGGACGGTCGGCGAGGAGTTTGTTCTCGGCGGAGAAGAATTCCGCCCCTCGCCTGAGCTTGTTGATATTCTGGGACTCAACCGTTTTCTCACCGCACATCCTCTCGAGCTGACCCAGGCGGAAAAGAAACGCCTGGTCATGGCGCTCGCCCTCGGCGGAAACCGCCGGATAGTCATTCTCGACGAGCCTTCCCAGTACCAGGACGAGGACGGATTCCATCGGATGACTGAGGCGGTAAGCCGCTCCGCCGCCGAAGGGAAAACCCTGCTCATCATCACCCATGATCCCCGCTTTTATCAGGCGTTTCCCGATGCCGGGGAAATTGCCCTGTAAAGCATTTGACATTTGATAATTTCTTCGCTATTTCTACAGTACCGTTCAAATGGTGAAGCTGCAACATGCCGCAATTTTTTTCGGGAATTTCGGAGGCGCCCCATGAAAAGAGTTCTCTTCTGGATAAACACTTTCCTGCTTCTTGCGATTTTTTTAACGGCATCATCTTCCGCCTTCGCCGGTAATTTCTCACCGAAGGTACTTAAAATTCGAGCGATGAATTATATAGGGTATAAATTTGATATGAGTTCAATTAATATTCCAGTCTCTGTGGATGGAACATCAGCCAGATGTATATTCTTGATATTTACTTCAAATAAAGGAGGGGACATAAAAGGAGTAGTAAACGGTCATCTTGGCTGGCATTACATGAACCAAATCGATACCTGCCTGTATGTCTCCAATCCTTTTTCTTTCTCCATAGGACCAAATGTTGTAACATGGAATGGAAAAGTAGGAGGCGGGAGAATTCTTCCGTTCGGAATTTATACCTTTTATATCCTGGCCTATGACGACATTTCACCCGGTGTAAAAGTGACGAATTTCATCGATTCCCGAAGGTTCGTGGGCGCGCATATAGTAAATAAGGGTGGGGACGGTAAATGGTTGGCTAATCCGGTGATTTTCGATGCTCTCCCCTCGTCTTCATCCGAACCTGTTGAAGTTGTCCGTAATAGATGGCGAATTGGCGATAACCCGGCTGATAGAACGTTTCTGGAAAGCACACGATATATCTCAACTGGCGAGGCGCCGACTTTAGCGCTCGATCCAAAGGATCCGCTCAGATATTTCTTTACCCAGTCGATCATACCAAATGAAGTCATTCTGAGGAAATGGGAATGGGCGTCGCGGTCGGAAGCAGTACTTCAGACTAACTGGGGCAATGGCGGGAAAGCGTCTTATCCTTCATCTGAATATCCTTATCGGCCGTCTTTTGGCGGGCTTGTGAGCGATAATGCGGACCAGCTATTTTTTCCTTATCTGTGGCAGAAAGAAGGCCGCTTTATCCCCAATATCGACTCGGGAGTCGCCGCGGTGAGTATCCATGATGGAACCTTTTTTCGGAAGATAGACCTTTCGAACTGGTGGAGCAGTCCGCCCGATGCAATCGCCCGTCCGGGATTCCTTTCATTCAGTGATGGCATGCTTTATGTGACCTCGCCCTATTCCGGCCTTGTGCAGATGATAGACCCCTATACAGAAAATCAATCCAACCTTGTGCGGTGGATGAACGGTTATGGCGACGGCATCTGGGACAAAACCCCTTTCCCCGGCGCTTCGGAGGCGACATGGGCATTTTTCGGGTCAACCTCGCCGCCCAATCCCGGCAGTCTCTCACCGGATTCGAACGGTTTCTCCCTTTTTCCCGCCACCGGGCTGGGCGCTGCGTCTTACGGTCTTTTTTCCCCTGACGGAACAGGGTTGGGGTACTTCCCGATCCCCGGAATGTCAGATGGAGCAGTTTACGGCTTGCATGTCATTCACTATGATTCCCCATTTGATGGTATATATTACAGCGGGATTGCAAGTAACGGCGACAGCGCAGGAGTGTGGTATCGTGGGTATGATTCAGTGAAAGGGATTATTGCCGGTTATGATATGATTGCGTCTTACATCCGTGTACTAGATCCCCGTGAAGGCGATAAGTTGGAATCCGGAAAGATGTGGAATATCACATGGGATTCCCTTGGTGTAAGCATAATACGTTTAGAGTTTTCACCGGACGGCGGATTACATTGGACCACAATTGCGGACTCGCTCCAGGCTGAAAAACGATATTTTTCCTGGATTGTTCCGGATGTAAACTCCTCAAACTGCTTTATCCGGGCTGTCGATATAAATTTCTCACCGCTGTTCTGGGACCCCGATGAAGTGAGAAGCTACCTCTCCGGAAAATTCTCTATCATGGGAAAGTCAGGGATTTCGGAACAGAGTGATCAGGTTCCCCGTCCATTCGTCACCGCCTCCAACCACCCGAACCCGTTCAATCCTTCCACCGCCATCAGTTATAAACTCGGTATGCCCGGAAAAGTGACTATTTCAGTATATAATACACTCGGCCAGCAGATTCAGAAATTCGATCTGGGGGAAAAGGGAAAAAGTGTGCACGAATTTCTTTTCGACGGCTCCGGGCTGACTTCCGGGATTTACTTTTACCGAGTGGCGACTGAATATGCAGAGGCGACAGGGAAAATGCTTTTGATGAAATAAGATAATCCGGCAAAAAGTCACAGTGAATTTTATTTTCAGAACGATAAGACAATATTATGTGATTTATTGTGTATTCTATGCTCTTAAAAAAACTCACCCCCTGACCCCCTCTCTTGAAAATAGAGGGGGAGAACCATCTGCTTATTAAACTATGATCATCATACCAACGCTTTAAGCGTACCCCTCTCTTAATAAGAGAGGGGATCAAGGGGTGAGTTACTTCCAATAAAAAGATATTATATAGTGTTCTTTTGTCCTAATGAATATTTTCGAAATTCTTTTTTGCCGCATCATCTTATAAAATTAATCTCAAAAAAACACAAAAAGAAATATTACCCTTTATTCAAAAGTCTCGTATTTTACTGTTTGATTTATTACTCGAACAAAAAAGTTTTATGTAAAAAAGATAGTAATGGTGAGCGTTGTAACTTCATATATGTTTTTCAGCTTTTTAAAAGGAGCCTCAAGTGAAGTCGTTACCTGTATCCATGTTTTTCTTTATTACTATCAACATCCTGTTCGCTTCTGCTGCATATTCCCGGAGTAACACGATTCCCCTGATTATCGACCATAATTGTACCCGTCTTTCGGCAATTCCAAACGCTTGGATACAGAAAGCCAAAAACGATTTGCATATAGCTTACGGGCACACCTCTCACGGCAGTCAGTTGATAAGTGGAATGATCGGACTGGTCAGTTTTAAGGGGACTCTTTATTCTTTCGGCGCCGGGGGGGCAAACGGCATTCTCGATCTTCGCGACACCCCTTTTTCCGGCGCGTATGATCTCGGCAATCCTGACAGAACGACATGGGCAACTGCCACACGAAATTATCTCGGCAGACATCCTAAAACGAATGTTATTATCTGGTCATGGTGTGGTCAGGTCAGCAACGCTTCGAAAACCGACATCGATACCTATCTTGGTCTCATGAAAAGTCTTGAGAATGATTATCCTGCTGTCAGTTTTGTTTATATGACCGGCCACCACGATGGGACAGGACTGACAGG harbors:
- a CDS encoding DUF4159 domain-containing protein, whose translation is MGGGMLIMENAKPGDEALRNKLRGLMVSLFEDPLLLEIGLKPLTKKEREEKIIPAIEPIPGDHPIYHCFYDFKTGPPEGAGQELGALPHKMQPYLEGMFYRRKLIAVFSDRGYGLCWGSADRYEEQVKMGVNLVVYSLIQRHGQTVNLANAER
- a CDS encoding outer membrane protein transport protein; translated protein: MKNIRRILVLFLALIAFVTAGPAVRALAQEVVTDNDIGAGARAMGMGGAQIAASEDISAVAYNPAALTRLKLVEFQLGLNFLRKKIDTSLYSSKGIGSANATTDFSGLGALGLAYPIPTDRGSLVFGIAYNRVKDFTGRFRAEGYSDVLSGNYTGESIESGGLGMYSLAGAVDVSPNVSVGASIDIWSGNYKRDSRQLLNDPTKTYSQLDLTGADDNIQAVSLKPAFLYFIDNFRLGGYVRLPMTFHIDEDNYQELYSRSDGKYFQLREIIDPTSSFTDDSSAQHLNYRIDAPMQFGLGAALGGPGKTVLAFDISYQDWTQAMLKYPSDYAPDPTYFLDKYRNTATWSVGIEQPLPRLRAVVRAGYMRNPLIFKGPRGTEAGAPPISVTNERDYLTLGFGAQLDPSFGVDVGYAHGFWTEEEGPRTDKESHNNIFLSINYRSPLR
- a CDS encoding energy-coupling factor transporter transmembrane component T, with the translated sequence MALHPLTHIVIAGEAAVLMAVLPVDEGAVVFSFGLFAALVIPSHTEARITGTLLRVLALAGLFLFLIHGVRWNPPGVIFEGLRTGLASFLHIAAPVTAVLYLSRRIRTEELFAFMLDIRVPAAVILILFRTIWLVPRLTERMDEVIAAMKLRGIRIDTPIRRLRALAPALGVIFASMIGEISENSLILASRGFLRHVQKTHILELPYRRYDTALILISTLITAAAWF
- a CDS encoding ATP-binding cassette domain-containing protein, with protein sequence MVLSVENLGLSLGKKRGSIFRDVSFSLGEGETALLAGKAGSGKTVLGLALCGYLPLWAGNFKLSGRIECLGGQVEQGVNRPEAGILLENPYTQLSGLKGSVLQELAFPLECLGVPRAEMPAVIEQYSALLDIGRILNHPVRALSGGELQRVLVACTLLSHPRFLFLDRPLTEIDAGFRPILLNLFRSHADSVQGAVLLAEDPWLMPGETFKQTVHLGREMERHSELRLYQESGEPRKKPSDGLLRVEDVSFAYPRGDRVLDKLSFSVGEGDIVFVAGPNGSGKTTLARIITGVLAPSSGEIFYSGRPGKKMEQWEIVSLVGFAMQNPDLHLSRRTVGEEFVLGGEEFRPSPELVDILGLNRFLTAHPLELTQAEKKRLVMALALGGNRRIVILDEPSQYQDEDGFHRMTEAVSRSAAEGKTLLIITHDPRFYQAFPDAGEIAL
- a CDS encoding T9SS type A sorting domain-containing protein produces the protein MNQIDTCLYVSNPFSFSIGPNVVTWNGKVGGGRILPFGIYTFYILAYDDISPGVKVTNFIDSRRFVGAHIVNKGGDGKWLANPVIFDALPSSSSEPVEVVRNRWRIGDNPADRTFLESTRYISTGEAPTLALDPKDPLRYFFTQSIIPNEVILRKWEWASRSEAVLQTNWGNGGKASYPSSEYPYRPSFGGLVSDNADQLFFPYLWQKEGRFIPNIDSGVAAVSIHDGTFFRKIDLSNWWSSPPDAIARPGFLSFSDGMLYVTSPYSGLVQMIDPYTENQSNLVRWMNGYGDGIWDKTPFPGASEATWAFFGSTSPPNPGSLSPDSNGFSLFPATGLGAASYGLFSPDGTGLGYFPIPGMSDGAVYGLHVIHYDSPFDGIYYSGIASNGDSAGVWYRGYDSVKGIIAGYDMIASYIRVLDPREGDKLESGKMWNITWDSLGVSIIRLEFSPDGGLHWTTIADSLQAEKRYFSWIVPDVNSSNCFIRAVDINFSPLFWDPDEVRSYLSGKFSIMGKSGISEQSDQVPRPFVTASNHPNPFNPSTAISYKLGMPGKVTISVYNTLGQQIQKFDLGEKGKSVHEFLFDGSGLTSGIYFYRVATEYAEATGKMLLMK